From the Patescibacteria group bacterium genome, the window AAGCTACGACATATAGTTTTTCCAAATCCGAAGTTATCTTCGACAAAACAACCGCCTTGCCCGATGGCAATGATAAAATTTGCGCCAGTATATTACTCAAAAATTATGGGAAAATTGTGACTAGCTTGAAGCCAACTATCAAATCAGAGAGTGGCATAGATTTGGGGAAAACTACCTTGAGCAAGACCATATGGTCGGTCTGCGCAACCTCAAAACTAGCTGGTAGCAAAAGAATCAAGATTTCTGTCAAGAATATACTGATCAAAGATCAGGTCGTAGTTTTCGCAGCTCCTGTTACGGCGCCTGTGACAAGTGTTCCCGCGGCTACTGAAACAGTCGAGCCAGTAGCATCCATCAGCGATATCACCGAGACCATTATCCAACGGTTGCTAAGCGTCAAGGGCGGCGTTTCGGTCGCTTCTAAGAACGACATCCTGAACAGAAAAGGAATCACAAATGTAGACTTGGTCCAGATCTCTGGCACGGCCGAGCCTGGTACAAAGCTGAAGCTTTATATCCATTCCCCAGTTTTGATAGAGAAAGAAGTGACTGTCGGATCTGATGGCAAATGGAGCGCTGAGGTTGGTCAAACTCTAACACCAGGTACTCATCGTGTAGAGGCGGCGGTTGTAGACGAATACAACACAGAGTCTGATACTAGGTTGATTACCAAGTTTAGTGTTGCCAAATCAAAAAACAACCCTGTGATAATTACTGCGATTTCTTTGTTTGTCTTATTATCGGTTGGAATATTTTATTTCATTCGCCGAAAGCGGAAGATGCAGTTGATGAATCAGGCCCAGACTCCTACCGTGGCTACACCGGAACAGACTCCGATTCCAGCATCGTTGCCACAAAGTGAGACAGTGGTAACTGCCCCAAGCGCTAATTTAGCGCCGCAGAATATAACTACCCAGTCTACGGCTCAACCTGTCGGCCAAGTTCCTGCGGCCTTGCCACCGACTCCGCCAACTCCACAGTCTTCGACTCCGGATCAACAAGAGCTGGTATATCAACAAAACCCAGAGATTAAGTAAGCTCTCTGGGTTTCAAACACTCGGATTTCGATCAAATAGCACTATGAGTATTATTTTTTCTTCCTTTTGGTCAGGAAGAGATCCTTCGGCTCATCCGCTATATGGCGGATTCGCTCAGGATGACATGGACTATCTGTATTTTTTACGTTTATTAAGGAATGTCAATTTTGCTAATTGTTTTTCGAGTGCGGCAGAAGCGTCTGCGAATTCGACACTGTCTTTGGCTTGAGCCAGGCGATGTTCGGCTGCTTTTTTGGCCTCGATGATCTTTAGTTCGTTTAGATTTCCGGCCTCTTCTGCCGTATCGGCGAGGATCTTGACTAAGCCCTGTGAAATCTCAGCTACGCCGCCCTCAGTGGCCAGCTCGCGCACTTTGGCACCGTCTTTGATGATTATCTCGCCCGGTTTGAGCAAGGTGATCAGGGGCGTATGTCCGGGCAAAATAGTAATCTGGCCGTCACGAGTCGGCAAAGTAATCTCGGAGGCTGTCTCTTCGAATTTAACTCCGTCGGGCGCAATCAATTTTAGTTTGAAATTACTCATATATGCCTAAGCGATTGAGCCTTTCATATAGAACTCAGTTTCAGATTTAGAATCGTGTTTGCCAGCCAAGATCTCCTGGATGCTTTTGATCGTATCTTTGAGTGGGACGTAAACGCCAGGAATGCCAGAGAAGACTTCAGCAACGTGGAAAGGCTGAGAGAGGAATCTCTGGATCTTGCGGGCTCTGGCGACAGTCTGTTTGTCGTCGTCAGAAAGCTCTTCCATACCCAAGATGGCAATAATATCTTGCAAATCTTTGTATCTTTGCAAAATTTTCTGAACTTCACGAGCGACAGTGTAGTGCTCTTCGCCGACAATGTTTGGGTCAAGAATATTTGAGCTAGAAGCGAGAGGGTCAACAGCAGGATAAATACCAAGCTCGGCCAAGCTTCTCTCGAGCACGATTGTAGAGTCAAGATGAGCAAAAGTAGTAGCAGGAGCTGGGTCAGTCAAGTCATCAGCAGGAACATAAACGGCCTGAACTGAGGTGATTGAGCCCTTCTTGGTCGAAGTAATGCGCTCTTGGAGATTGCCCATTTCCTCAGCTAATGTTGGCTGATAGCCCACGGCTGATGGCATACGTCCCAAAAGTGTTGAAACTTCAGCACCGGCCTGTGTGAAGCGGAAGATGTTGTCGATGAAGAGAAGCACGTCTTTGCCTTCGTCACGGAAGTACTCGGCTTGTGCCAAACCGGTCAGAGCAACACGCATACGTGCTCCAGGTGGTTCGTTCATCTGGCCGAAGACCAAGGCAGTTTTCTCGAGAACGCCGGACTCTTTCATTTCGTTATAAAGATCATTTCCTTCACGAGTACGCTCGCCAACGCCAGCGAAGACAGAGAGACCAGCGTGCTCAGAGGCGATATTTCGGATCAACTCAGTGATGAGGACGGTCTTGCCTACGCCAGCACCACCGAAGAGGCCAACTTTACCACCTTTGGTGATCGGAGCGATCAGGTCAATAACTTTGATACCAGTCTCGAAGATTTCGACTTTGGTGTTTTGTTCGTCAAAGGAAGGAGCTGGGCGGTGGATCGGATAATATTTCTCAGGCTTCACGTTTGGTTTGCCGTCGATGGCGTCACCAGTAACGTTGAACATGCGGCCGAGCGAGGTCTTGCCGACTGGTACAGAGATTGGCTCGCCTGTGGCGGTCAATTCGATACCTCTCTGCAAGCCGTCAGTCGATGACATGGCTACAGCGCGGACAGTTTGATCGTCAAGATGCTGTTGGACCTCGAAAACGAGGCGCTTGCCGTCAAGTTTGGTCTCAATCGCTTCGTAAATTTCCGGAAGCTTTTCCGTAAATTGTGCGTCGATAACTGCGCCGATGATCTGAGTGATTTTTCCTTTGTTTCCGCCAGAGGTGGATTTCATTTCATTCAACATTTTATTCCTTATGTTTCTATTGATTACTTTGTAATTATTTCATTGCTTCTGCCGCGCCTGATATCTCTGCAATTTCGCGGGTGATATTGTCTTGGCGAACAGAGTTGTAAAGCAATTTGAGCTCGCTGACCAAATCCTCGGCGTTGTCAGTGGCACTTTGCATTGCCACCATCTGAGCTGAATACATTGAGGCGTTAGCTTCTAGAATTGAACCGTAAATCTGAGTACGCAGGACCTGGCGGAGGATTCCGTCCATAACCTCGTCGGCGGTCGGTTCAAATTTAAATTCAACCTCGTTTTCATCAGTTTTCTCCCATACTTCGCCATGATCGATATGATCATCGACAATAGGCAGAAGCTGTTTGACGACGGGAACTTGCTTGAGCGACGAGACAAAGTGAGAGTAGATCACGACCACGCGGTCGTAATTGCCCTTCAAGAATTCCTCGTTGGTCAATTTGGAGATAGGAATGATATCATCGACGGAAATCTTGCTTTCAAATCCTGGGAACTCGGCGATAAGGCGGCCGACTTTGTAACGCTTGACGAACTCAGCACCCTTTTTTCCAATTGTAATGACGTCACAGCCACCCTGATAAGCTCGGCAAGTTTCATCGTTGCAAGCGCACATTTCCTTCTCAAACTGTAAGAATTTCTTCAAAACTTCCGAATTGTATGAGCCGCAAAGGCCGCGGTCGGAGGAGACTAGGATGATAGCCATTTTCTTGATCGGACGATCGGCAATCAAGGGGTGATTTTCAGGCAAAGTCAATTTGGCCAAGCGAGAAAGCATATTCCAAGCGTTTTGAATGTAGGCGCGGGCAGTTTGAGCTGCCTTGACCGATTTTTGCATCTTAATAGAGGCGATCATTTGCATCGCTTTGGTAATTTGCTTTGTGTTGTTGACCGATTTGATTCGGCGTCTAAATTCTTGTGTTGAAGCCATTATAATTGACTAAATTACTATTTTATTGTAAAAGAATATTATTGGAGGGTAATATTATGGCCAAAACAACAGGTGGCGGTTGCCATTGTCCCAGTTGCGTGTGGGGCCCCAACAGTCATCCGGGAAAGAAGGTTAAGCCTTGCGAGAAATGTAACGATGATCTTTGCTACTGGCCAAGGCCAAGGGCTGAAGGCCAGGATGCCATCGACAAAAGTCAGGGTTTTTCCAAAAAATCTCTGGAAGAGAAAGGCCTTTGGTAGAGTAGGGGGTATCACTATGAAATGCCGAAACTGTGGCGCTCCCGATGATGGGATGCTTAGCGCTTGCCCAAGATGCGGTGCCGACCTGGAATGTTCCGGATCAAGAGTCGAAAAGGTTTCCGATGCGGAACCAAATGCTAAATCACCAAATCAGAAAACCGTGTCTGAGACTAATCCTGCTGCAATCTCAAAATAGAGTTGCAGCTTTTTATTTTCCCTTTGTAATGTGCGTCTCAGTTTTATCCGAGCGGAGGGAGAACCGAAGTCCTCACTCTCGTTCGAACAATATTTATTTCTTCTCAGTTTCTTCTTTGGACTCTTTTGATTCTTCTTTGATTGCTTCGGAAACCTTCTTCGTATTTTTGGCCAAGAAGTCTTTCAATTTCTCTTCTTCCTTTTCATCCATGGCGCCTTTTTCTTTGATCGAAGTCATGACATCTTTGATTGCGGTTTTGGCTTTGGAAAGAATTGATTTTTCAACCTCTTTGATCTCGGTCACTTCGTAGCTGTCGAGATAACCGTTGATTGCGGCGTAAAGGCCGACAACCTGCTCTTCAACTGGCATTGGGCTAAACTGAGGCTGTTTCAAGAGCTCAGTGACTCGTTTGCCGCGTTCGATTGTCTTCTTGGTCTCTGGGTCAAGATCGGAGGCAAATTGAGCAAAAGCGGCCAATTCACGATATTGTGCCATCTCCAATTTTAATCTGCCAGCTACCTTCTTCATCGCTTTGATCTGAGCGGCGCCACCAACACGGGAGACGGAGATACCGATATTCAATGCTGGGCGAATACCCTGATAGAAAAGGTCAGACTCGAGGAAGATTTGGCCGTCCGTGATTGAAATTACATTTGTCGGAATATAAGCTGAAACGTCGCCAGCTTGTGTTTCGATAATTGGCAGAGCGGTCATTGAGCCGCCGCCAAAGTCCTTATTCAATCGGCAAGCACGTTCGAGAAGTCGGGAGTGCAAATAGAAAAC encodes:
- a CDS encoding cohesin domain-containing protein is translated as MKIKLLAISVVIFLAYFVMVLAIRTEPAMAQGTGDLELSSSCTSACEVGSDLTVTVSAVASTSSIGAVEVNLNYDKTKLQYQSVSYFSGENDFADHFAETVNQDIAVIHVEAGKPGGLASGSGNVFAVSFKVLAAGSASVTAGPIDGANQDGRVNLTSNSLVVSCIVATVPDTIVDPPPTPAAVDVNEATPDVADTNTSAGSSTQKTKATTYSFSKSEVIFDKTTALPDGNDKICASILLKNYGKIVTSLKPTIKSESGIDLGKTTLSKTIWSVCATSKLAGSKRIKISVKNILIKDQVVVFAAPVTAPVTSVPAATETVEPVASISDITETIIQRLLSVKGGVSVASKNDILNRKGITNVDLVQISGTAEPGTKLKLYIHSPVLIEKEVTVGSDGKWSAEVGQTLTPGTHRVEAAVVDEYNTESDTRLITKFSVAKSKNNPVIITAISLFVLLSVGIFYFIRRKRKMQLMNQAQTPTVATPEQTPIPASLPQSETVVTAPSANLAPQNITTQSTAQPVGQVPAALPPTPPTPQSSTPDQQELVYQQNPEIK
- the atpC gene encoding ATP synthase F1 subunit epsilon, with the translated sequence MSNFKLKLIAPDGVKFEETASEITLPTRDGQITILPGHTPLITLLKPGEIIIKDGAKVRELATEGGVAEISQGLVKILADTAEEAGNLNELKIIEAKKAAEHRLAQAKDSVEFADASAALEKQLAKLTFLNKRKKYR
- the atpD gene encoding F0F1 ATP synthase subunit beta — translated: MLNEMKSTSGGNKGKITQIIGAVIDAQFTEKLPEIYEAIETKLDGKRLVFEVQQHLDDQTVRAVAMSSTDGLQRGIELTATGEPISVPVGKTSLGRMFNVTGDAIDGKPNVKPEKYYPIHRPAPSFDEQNTKVEIFETGIKVIDLIAPITKGGKVGLFGGAGVGKTVLITELIRNIASEHAGLSVFAGVGERTREGNDLYNEMKESGVLEKTALVFGQMNEPPGARMRVALTGLAQAEYFRDEGKDVLLFIDNIFRFTQAGAEVSTLLGRMPSAVGYQPTLAEEMGNLQERITSTKKGSITSVQAVYVPADDLTDPAPATTFAHLDSTIVLERSLAELGIYPAVDPLASSSNILDPNIVGEEHYTVAREVQKILQRYKDLQDIIAILGMEELSDDDKQTVARARKIQRFLSQPFHVAEVFSGIPGVYVPLKDTIKSIQEILAGKHDSKSETEFYMKGSIA
- the atpG gene encoding ATP synthase F1 subunit gamma, producing MASTQEFRRRIKSVNNTKQITKAMQMIASIKMQKSVKAAQTARAYIQNAWNMLSRLAKLTLPENHPLIADRPIKKMAIILVSSDRGLCGSYNSEVLKKFLQFEKEMCACNDETCRAYQGGCDVITIGKKGAEFVKRYKVGRLIAEFPGFESKISVDDIIPISKLTNEEFLKGNYDRVVVIYSHFVSSLKQVPVVKQLLPIVDDHIDHGEVWEKTDENEVEFKFEPTADEVMDGILRQVLRTQIYGSILEANASMYSAQMVAMQSATDNAEDLVSELKLLYNSVRQDNITREIAEISGAAEAMK